The Vibrio coralliilyticus genome segment GTTTGACGCACCTCGCCAACAAACGTTTTGTCACAAAAGGTTCACCATGGGAAATAGACTTTTGTGACAATGCTCAATAACATCAACTTTCTTGATGATAATTCGACCAAATTAAATACAAGCAATGATTCTCCATTACAGTAAGTCTCCCCGCTCTAACGGCAATATTGAGCTTAAATGTCTGGGCATCATGCTCATTGCTGTCTTCGCGATCAATACTCCTCTGAGTTTCATTAAAGACGCACAAAAACAAGATATCTCTTTCCAACTCAAAGCCATCGATGAAACACTGAAGCTTCGAAAACAACAAGTCAGTAACTACCTAGCCCTACGTAAAACCCAGCTTGCGCAAAACTACTTTGAACACCCTGAGCCATTCAATGATGTGATCAGGCACTTGCTTACCAATCAAGATTTGATCGACAAAATAGAAATCGTCACCAAAAACCCAGAACACAGCTATCGATATAAAAACTTAATCGATTCCTACACGCCTTTTTACGCCTCTAGCCTCAATGCTGATTTACTTCAAATTCTCTATCAGCCTGATTTGGGTCTTCTCACAGAGTTTGCGCCTATTTATCAGGGCTCAAAACACATAGGCTATTTGGTTGTCGACATCAATATGAGCGAGTTCAACAGCACCAGTAGAAAAGATATCCTCCTTGCAGATGAGAGTGGGTTTATCTACTCAAGCTCTCACCCGTCGATTGAACGCTATCAATACCTATCCGATTCATACTCGACCGTTTGGCGGGATCTAAGCAGAACTCAACGTTCTGAAGGTATTCTCGAACAAGATGAACTCTACTTCATCTATCGTAATATTGGTTTTTTTGGCAATAAACCTTACTACCTGATTAAAGTGATAGGAAAAGATGAGTTTATTCCTAAGTATCTGTATTTGATTATGGTTCTGCTGGGTGTGAGTATTGGTGCTTCGTACTACTTGTACAAGTTAAGGCAAGAACGACGAGAGTTAAGCAAAATCACTTACACCGACCAACTTTCTGGCTTGTACAACCGACACTATTTACAGAAAGTAGAAAGGCAAAATCTCGCTAATGGCAATTACTACTTGGGTATTTTCGATATAGACCATTTTAAATCCGTCAATGACAAATACGGCCATGATGTCGGAGACCAAGTGATCAAACGAGTCGCATCTATTATCAAGTCACGTATCCGCGTTTCAGACTATGCATTTAGAATTGGGGGTGAAGAGTTTGTCATACTGATCCGGACAGCCTCCATGCAAGATGCACAACAAGCCATGAATCGTATACGCATGGATGTATCCCAGTTTACTCAAGCACCTAAGGTGACCATTTCTGGGGGACTATACCCTTACTCAGGTACACTATCGCAATCTCTTAAACGCGCCGATGAGCTTCTGTATCAAGCAAAGCAAAATGGTCGAAATGCCGTTTACGCAAATACTTAGTCAGCGCTTTCAAACCTGTACAAAACGATTAAAACCGTTTAAAAAAGAGGCGGTCTGAATGCAGCCTCTTTGTCGCCACCTCTAGTTAGCATGGTTAAAAACTGGATAGTTCCACCAGCTCTTTGGTGTACTCCCGCTTCGGGTTATGGAATAGATCCGCAGTTTCTCCTTGTTCAACAATCTCTCCTTGTTTCATCACTATGGTGTAATGACACAGAGATTTAACCACATTCAAGTCATGGCTTATAAAGAGATAAGTTAAACGATACTTTTCCTGCAAAGATTTGAGCAAGTCCAGCACCTGTGCCTGGACAGTTCGATCTAGAGAGGAAGTAGGTTCATCCAATAAAATAAACTCTGGCTTTAAAATCAACGCTCTTGCAATTGCAATTCGCTGCCGTTGGCCTCCTGAAAACTCGTTTGGATAGCGAAAGCGGGTTTCCGGATCAAGGTCCACTTCTTCCATCACATCACAAATCATTCTATCGACCGTCTCATCGTCATAGTCTTGGTGGACACGTAGCCCTTCTCCAATGACCTGAGCCACAGACATTCGCGGATTAAGTGCTGAAAACGGGTCCTGAAACACTACCTGCATTTTACTGCGATACGGCAGCATTCCTTTGCGATCCAAGCCTTGTAACTCTTGTTGTTGGTAAGAAATCGAACCTTCAGAGTGAACAAGACGCAAAATAGCCATTCCTGTTGTCGACTTGCCAGATCCGCTTTCTCCGACTAAACCAATGGAGTGTCCACGTTTAAGATCAAACTTCATATCGGTTACCGCTTTGATATGCGATACCACACGTTTAAATAGGCCGCCGGTAATTGGGAACCAAACTCGGAGATTATCAACAGACAAAAGGCCACTTGAATCAGCCGGAACTTCGACGGGTAAACCTCTTGGATCCGAGTTGATCAGCTTTTGTGTATAGGGGTGCTGGGGAGTGGAAAATAGAGACTTGCAGTCAGCCTCTTCAACCAGTTTGCCATTTTGCATCACAGCGACACGGTCAGCAATACGCCGCACAATACTTAAGTCATGGGTAATGAATAACATGGCCATGCCTAGCTCTTGCTGCAGCTCTTTTAGGAGGTCTAGAATTTGTGCCTGTACTGATACATCAAGGGCAGTCGTGGGTTCATCAGCAATCAATAGCTCAGGTTCGTTGATGAGAGCCATTGCAATCATGACACGCTGTCTCTCACCTCCTGATAACTCATGTGGATAGGCATTAATTTTTACATCTGGGTTACGGATTCCTACTTTACCCAGCCATTCAATAGCCAAAGCTTCAGCTTTCTTCTGCCGAACACCACGGTGAATCGCTAGAGTTTCCACCAGTTGCTTACCGACTTTATGCAGTGGGTTGAGCGATACCATAGGCTCTTGGAAAATCATACCGATTCTACCACCCCGAATGCCTCTTAGCTGTCGCTCAGAACAATTCAGAATGTCTATACCATCAAAGTGAATACTGCCTTCTAAATAGTGAGAAGAGCCCTTGGGTAAGAGCTTTAATACCGAGTTAGCTGTAACGGACTTTCCAGAGCCACTTTCGCCAACTAACGCTAGGGTTTCACCCTGATTAATCGAAAAAGAGACCCGATGAGTAACTTGTTCGACCTCTTTCCCACGGCCAAATCCGACTGACAACCCATCAATAGTTAATACTTTTCTAATCATGGTTAGCTTCCCTGATGGTGCGGGTCAAAGGCGTCGCGAACTGCTTCACCGACAAAAACAAGTAGAGTCAACATGACTGACAAGACAAAGAAAGCAGAAAAGCCGAGCCAAGGCGCTTGTAAGTTCGCTTTCCCCTGCGCTAACAATTCTCCCAAAGATGGAGAACCAGCAGGAAGGCCAAAGCCAAGAAAGTCGAGTGACGTGAGTGTCGTTACAGAGCCCGACAAGATAAAAGGCATCATCGTCAGTGAAGCAACCATGGCATTAGGTAACATATGGCGGCTCATTATGCGGCTATCATTAACACCCAATGCCTGGGCAGCCCTCACGTAATCAAAGTTTCTACAGCGCAAAAACTCAGCTCTCACAACTCCGACTAGGCTCATCCAACTAAACAGTACCATGATCCCGAGTAACCACCAGAAATTGGGTTCAACAAAGCTGGAAAGGATAATGAGAAGAAAGAGTGTCGGCATCCCCGACCAAACCTCGATAAACCGCTGCCCTAACAAATCTAGCCAACCGCCATAATAGCCTTGAGTTGCCCCAACAATCACACCAATAACACTGGAAATAATGGTAAGGACGAAACCAAACAAGACAGAAATCCTGAAACCATAAATGATTCTCGCCAAGACATCTCGACCTTTATCATCCGTGCCAAGCCAGTTAACGTGATCTGGAGCAGAAGGAACCGAA includes the following:
- a CDS encoding GGDEF domain-containing protein, whose product is MILHYSKSPRSNGNIELKCLGIMLIAVFAINTPLSFIKDAQKQDISFQLKAIDETLKLRKQQVSNYLALRKTQLAQNYFEHPEPFNDVIRHLLTNQDLIDKIEIVTKNPEHSYRYKNLIDSYTPFYASSLNADLLQILYQPDLGLLTEFAPIYQGSKHIGYLVVDINMSEFNSTSRKDILLADESGFIYSSSHPSIERYQYLSDSYSTVWRDLSRTQRSEGILEQDELYFIYRNIGFFGNKPYYLIKVIGKDEFIPKYLYLIMVLLGVSIGASYYLYKLRQERRELSKITYTDQLSGLYNRHYLQKVERQNLANGNYYLGIFDIDHFKSVNDKYGHDVGDQVIKRVASIIKSRIRVSDYAFRIGGEEFVILIRTASMQDAQQAMNRIRMDVSQFTQAPKVTISGGLYPYSGTLSQSLKRADELLYQAKQNGRNAVYANT
- a CDS encoding ABC transporter ATP-binding protein, which encodes MIRKVLTIDGLSVGFGRGKEVEQVTHRVSFSINQGETLALVGESGSGKSVTANSVLKLLPKGSSHYLEGSIHFDGIDILNCSERQLRGIRGGRIGMIFQEPMVSLNPLHKVGKQLVETLAIHRGVRQKKAEALAIEWLGKVGIRNPDVKINAYPHELSGGERQRVMIAMALINEPELLIADEPTTALDVSVQAQILDLLKELQQELGMAMLFITHDLSIVRRIADRVAVMQNGKLVEEADCKSLFSTPQHPYTQKLINSDPRGLPVEVPADSSGLLSVDNLRVWFPITGGLFKRVVSHIKAVTDMKFDLKRGHSIGLVGESGSGKSTTGMAILRLVHSEGSISYQQQELQGLDRKGMLPYRSKMQVVFQDPFSALNPRMSVAQVIGEGLRVHQDYDDETVDRMICDVMEEVDLDPETRFRYPNEFSGGQRQRIAIARALILKPEFILLDEPTSSLDRTVQAQVLDLLKSLQEKYRLTYLFISHDLNVVKSLCHYTIVMKQGEIVEQGETADLFHNPKREYTKELVELSSF
- a CDS encoding ABC transporter permease; this translates as MLTKKRRNPLNEARWQRFRANKRGYWSLWIFMVLFVISLFAELIANDKPLLVEYEGTWYYPIATQYAETEFGGEFETEADYTDPYVIELIEEKGYIIWPLIRFSYDTINYNISGSVPSAPDHVNWLGTDDKGRDVLARIIYGFRISVLFGFVLTIISSVIGVIVGATQGYYGGWLDLLGQRFIEVWSGMPTLFLLIILSSFVEPNFWWLLGIMVLFSWMSLVGVVRAEFLRCRNFDYVRAAQALGVNDSRIMSRHMLPNAMVASLTMMPFILSGSVTTLTSLDFLGFGLPAGSPSLGELLAQGKANLQAPWLGFSAFFVLSVMLTLLVFVGEAVRDAFDPHHQGS